Part of the Terriglobia bacterium genome is shown below.
TTTCTTCGCCTTAAATGGTCTCAAATGTCCTGGCGCTGTCACGATAGTAACGGCACGTGGGCTGCCAGAACCTCCGAAAGCGGTGCCTAAGTAGGCTCGGGCGAAAAGGTGCTGATTTCCAAGCCCTTCCAGGTGCCAGATTGGAATTGTAAGGACTGCTTGGGGCGATATGGGACGCCAGGCGTCGGATGTATGACAATTTATGTCACCGAGATACCGCATTTTTGCCACTGGTGGTGCAAGTTGAGACGACAGTGCGCCGCATGAGACGGGTGAAATCTCGGCTACAATGAGCTGACCGCTCCTCATAACTGGAATCGTCCCGGATGTCGTCGCATCAGGCCGCCTTATCCAAGCCGCGTTTCTCCACATCTTTGTTGGTCGGTATTTTGCTGGCGGCCACGTTTCTGGTTTATCTGGGGACGCTGCAGTTTGAGTTTGTCTACGACGACTTGGGGCAAATCGTCGCCAACCCCGCCATCCAGGGCTGGAAGTTTTTTCCGCTGTATTTCCGCGCCAACGTGTGGATGCAGCAGTTCGCGGTGGGAAATTACTATCGGCCGGTTTTCCTGGCGTGGCTGCTGATTAACCACAGCCTGTTCGGGCTGCATGCGCCGTTGTGGCACCTGACGACGGTGCTGGCGCACGTCGGAGTGACGGCGCTGGTGTTCGTGCTGGCGCTGCGGCTGACGAGGCGGCGGCGAATCGCCGCAATGGCCACGCTGCTGTTCGGATTGCACCCGGTGCATTTGGAAGCGGTGGCATGGGTTTCCGGGGGTACGGAGCCCCTGCTGGCGCTGTTCCTGATACCGGCGTTTCTGGCTTATCTGAATTATCGCGAGCGCGGGCGAAGCGCGCACTGGATTCTGGTCTCGCTGGCACTGTACGCACTGGCACTGCTCTCGAAAGAGACGGCGGTGGTACTGCCGGCGCTGGTGATGGCCTACGAATGGCTCTTCGCGGCTGCCGGCGACAAATGGAGGGCACGGCTACGGTCGGCGGCAGTGGCGGCGCTCCCGTTCGTGCTGGTAACAGGGGCGTACCTGGCGGCTCGCAGCCTGGCGCTGCACGGCGTCGCGCACAAGACGGTGGAGCTGCCGGCAAAGATCGCGCTGCTGACGATCCCGTCGGCGCTGTGGGCGTACATCCGGCTGCTGCTGGCGCCGGTGGGCCTGAGCGTGTTTTACGACACGCCTTATGTGACGCACGTCAGCATGAGGTATGTAGGATTACCGCTGATCGGCATCGGAATGGCAATCGGGTTGCTGGTGTGGTGGTGGCGCAAGTCACGATCCGCGGTGGTGGCGTTCGCGTCGGTGTGGCTGGTAACGCCGATTTTGCCGTTGCTGTATCTGTCGGTCCTGCCGATGGGAGATTTCATCCATGATCGCTACCTGTACCTGCCCTCGGTGGGATTTGCGCTGCTGGTCGCGATGGCACTGGCAGAACTGGACGCGGTTAAAGTGCTGGCGCGGC
Proteins encoded:
- a CDS encoding tetratricopeptide repeat protein; the encoded protein is MSSHQAALSKPRFSTSLLVGILLAATFLVYLGTLQFEFVYDDLGQIVANPAIQGWKFFPLYFRANVWMQQFAVGNYYRPVFLAWLLINHSLFGLHAPLWHLTTVLAHVGVTALVFVLALRLTRRRRIAAMATLLFGLHPVHLEAVAWVSGGTEPLLALFLIPAFLAYLNYRERGRSAHWILVSLALYALALLSKETAVVLPALVMAYEWLFAAAGDKWRARLRSAAVAALPFVLVTGAYLAARSLALHGVAHKTVELPAKIALLTIPSALWAYIRLLLAPVGLSVFYDTPYVTHVSMRYVGLPLIGIGMAIGLLVWWWRKSRSAVVAFASVWLVTPILPLLYLSVLPMGDFIHDRYLYLPSVGFALLVAMALAELDAVKVLARPAGQLVALALGFLMAFATVAQSVPWANDLLLYYHGMAVAPNNDLPRNKLAASLVQRGMYAEGSKLYQVVLASDPDYWYANYRMGFAQYKLGRYAEAERYLARATQLHGTPDEYYYLGLAQMKLGHDDAAGKSLAEAVRLQPNAPEYQEALATVKRQHR